In Phocoena phocoena chromosome 8, mPhoPho1.1, whole genome shotgun sequence, the following are encoded in one genomic region:
- the MMP1 gene encoding interstitial collagenase, with product MPRLPLLLLLLLWGMGSHSFPAATSETQEQDVETVQKYLENYYNLKSDAKQVERQRNSDPVVEKLKQMQKFFGLKVTGKPDAETLNVMKQPRCGVPDMAQFVLTQGNPQWKDTHLSYRIENYTPDLSRAAVDHAIEKAFQLWSSISPLTFTKVSEGQADIMISFVRGDHHDNSPFDGPGRNLAHAFQPGPHIGGDVHFDEDERWTNNFRDYNLYRVAAHELGHSLGLAHSTDIGALMYPNYIFSGDVQLSQDDISGIQAIYGPSQNPTQPTGPQTPQVCDSKLTFDAITTIRGEVMFFKDRFYMRTNPFYPEAELNFISVFWPHLPNGLQAAYEVADRDEVRFFKGNKYWAVKGQDVLYGYPKYIYRSFGFPRTVKNIDAAVSDEDTGKTYFFVANKCWRYDEYKQSMDAGYPKMIAEDFPGIGNKVDAVFQKDGFFYFFRGTRQYKFDTKTKRILTLQKANSWFNCRKN from the exons ATGCCCAGACTgcctttgctgctgctgctgcttctctgggGCATGGGGTCTCACAGCTTCCCAGCAGCGACTTCAGAAACACAAGAGCAAGATGTGGAGACAGTGCAG aaataccTGGAAAACTACTACAACCTGAAGAGTGATGCGAAGCAAGttgaaagacagagaaacagtgACCCAGTAGTTGAAAAACTAAAGCAAATGCAAAAGTTCTTTGGGCTGAAGGTGACGGGGAAACCAGATGCTGAAACCCTGAATGTGATGAAGCAGCCCAGATGTGGTGTGCCTGACATGGCTCAGTTTGTTCTCACTCAGGGAAACCCGCAATGGAAAGACACACACCTGTCCTACAG gATTGAAAACTACACACCAGATCTGTCAAGAGCAGCTGTGGACCATGCCATTGAGAAAGCCTTTCAACTCTGGAGCAGTATCTCACCCTTGACCTTCACCAAGGTCTCTGAGGGTCAAGCAGACATAATGATATCCTTTGTCAGGGGAG ATCATCATGACAATTCTCCCTTTGATGGACCGGGTCGAAACCTCGCTCATGCTTTTCAACCAGGCCCACATATCGGAGGGGATGTCCATTTTGATGAAGATGAAAGGTGGACCAACAATTTCAGAG ATTATAACTTGTATCGTGTGGCAGCTCATGAATTGGGCCATTCCCTTGGACTTGCTCATTCTACTGACATTGGGGCTTTGATGTACCCCAACTACATCTTCAGTGGTGATGTTCAGCTATCTCAGGATGACATCAGTGGGATCCAGGCCATCTATG GACCTTCCCAAAATCCCACTCAGCCAACTGGCCCACAAACCCCACAAGTGTGTGATAGTAAGCTAACTTTTGATGCTATAACTACAATCCGGGGAGAAGTGATGTTCTTTAAAGACAG GTTCTACATGCGCACAAATCCCTTCTACCCAGAAGCtgagctcaatttcatttctgttttctggcCCCATCTGCCAAATGGACTTCAGGCTGCTTATGAGGTTGCCGATAGAGATGAAGTTCGGTTTTTCAAAG GTAATAAGTACTGGGCTGTCAAGGGGCAAGATGTGTTATACGGATACCCCAAGTACATCTACAGATCCTTTGGTTTCCCGAGGACTGTGAAGAACATCGACGCTGCTGTTTCTGATGAAGATACTGGGAAAACGTACTTCTTTGTTGCTAACAAGTGCTGGAG GTATGATGAATATAAACAATCCATGGATGCAGGTTATCCCAAAATGATAGCAGAAGATTTTCCTGGAATTGGCAACAAAGTTGATGCTGTTTTCCAGAAAGACG gatttttctatttcttccgtgGAACAAGGCAATACAAATTTGATaccaaaactaagagaattttgaCTCTCCAAAAAGCTAATAGCTGGTTCAACTGCAGAAAAAATTGA